One segment of Primulina tabacum isolate GXHZ01 chromosome 14, ASM2559414v2, whole genome shotgun sequence DNA contains the following:
- the LOC142523786 gene encoding uncharacterized protein LOC142523786: MRQILWMELLKDFDCEIQYQPGQMNLVADALSRKVQNAMMTSLTISKFHEHLGTSGWTYQISGDYFIVSSIQVKPQILSRIKAAQKTDPHIHRLKELSRTGLTEKFSVASYGSLRFNNRLLVPNLIDLKEAILREAHCS; this comes from the coding sequence atgagacagattCTATGGATGGAattgcttaaagactttgattgtgagattcagtatcaacCAGGTCAAATGAATCTTGTTGCAGATGCTCTCAGCAGGAAAGTTCAGAATGCTATGATGACATCTTTGACTATCTCTAAATTTCACGAGCACTTGGGAACTTCAGGATGGACATATCAGATTAGTGGAGACTACTTTATAGTGTCATCTATTCAAGTCAAGCCACAGATTTTGTCCAGAATCAAAGCAGCACAGAAGACGGATCCACACATTCATAGATTAAAGGAATTGTCTCGAACAGGTTTGACAGAAAAGTTTAGTGTTGCTTCATATGGTAGTCTGCGCTTTAATAATAGGCTTTTGGTTCCTAATTTGATAGATTTGAAAGAAGCTATACTACGGGAAGCACATTGTAGTTGA